Part of the Treponema primitia ZAS-1 genome, CCATTACGATTAGTATACCACACCGGGGGACCCCAGGCCAACGGCCGGACTTCCCCATACACCCCCCTTTATGGAGCCGCCGTGCAAAATGCTTTAGTGGGAAATTATTTTTAGTGCGATTTTTTGTTTTTTTCGGCAAAAAAGGCGCCAGGCGCCGTTGCGTTAACCTCCATAGGCGTTCGCTTGCCCCGGCATGCGATTTGCAGTATCCTGTATGCAGGAGACCGATATGAGTGATAGGGCAGTTTTATTAGATGAAATCCAGTCCCTTCCGCCCAATCTTGTGGCGGAGGCGCTGGATTTTGTGGGGTATTTGAAGCAAAAAAACCGGAAAGAATCGCCGGCAGCGGAAAAGCCTGCCCTCCCGCATTTTACCAAGGCACAGGTTGAGGCGGCGGTACAATCGCCGGAGATACAGGCGATTGTGGGCGCCCTTAAAGGCGCCGACCTTCCCCCGGATGTTACCATGAAGGATATTCGGGAAATGCGGCTTGCGGAAAAGTATGGCATATGAACATCCTGATAGATACCAATGTCGCCCTTGACTCGCTGCTGGAGCGGCAGCCTTTTTGCGCCGCCGCGTCCCGTGTTTTGAGCTTGTCCACATTGGGCGTTGGAATTTTTGTCTC contains:
- a CDS encoding DUF2281 domain-containing protein, coding for MSDRAVLLDEIQSLPPNLVAEALDFVGYLKQKNRKESPAAEKPALPHFTKAQVEAAVQSPEIQAIVGALKGADLPPDVTMKDIREMRLAEKYGI